Proteins encoded by one window of Cyanobium sp. NS01:
- a CDS encoding CAAD domain-containing protein, translating to MAEDNKTGQSGAEQSGAADSSAETIPQPPQPESTPPAEPAAIPPDAGVTAAAPGVPPEPSPALDPSIAATITVPPLEGADADGAEGGEWALLSGKLQDWLASGELQRIWQQSRTPLTALLAAVAVVLVLRIYASLLGALNGLPLVPGLLELVGVIWVLRKGLPKLLRSNERRELVAGLRQRWESFLGGG from the coding sequence ATGGCTGAGGACAACAAGACTGGGCAGAGCGGGGCTGAGCAGAGCGGGGCCGCAGACAGCTCGGCAGAGACGATCCCGCAGCCGCCTCAACCCGAGAGCACCCCGCCTGCCGAGCCGGCGGCCATCCCCCCCGATGCGGGCGTCACCGCGGCAGCTCCTGGTGTGCCCCCGGAGCCCAGCCCCGCACTCGACCCCAGCATCGCCGCCACGATCACCGTGCCGCCGCTGGAGGGCGCGGACGCCGACGGCGCTGAGGGGGGCGAGTGGGCCCTGCTCAGCGGCAAACTGCAGGACTGGCTGGCCAGCGGCGAGCTGCAGCGGATCTGGCAGCAGTCCCGCACACCCCTCACGGCCCTGCTGGCTGCGGTGGCGGTTGTGCTGGTGCTGCGGATCTACGCCTCCCTGCTCGGCGCGCTCAACGGTCTGCCCCTGGTGCCCGGCCTGCTGGAGCTGGTGGGGGTGATCTGGGTGCTGCGCAAGGGCCTGCCCAAACTGCTGCGCAGCAACGAGCGCCGCGAGCTCGTGGCCGGCCTCAGGCAGCGCTGGGAGTCGTTCCTCGGCGGCGGCTGA
- a CDS encoding GuaB3 family IMP dehydrogenase-related protein, with product MDIQLGRSRTVRRAYGIDEIALVPGGRTVDPSVTDSSWTLGGIKRDIPIIASAMDGVVDVGMCVELTRQGALGVLNLEGVQCRYDDPNPVLDRMTAVGKSEFVGLMQELYSQPVREDLIRRRIKEIKDQGGIAAVSATPVAAIRFGKAIAEAGADLFFVQATVVSTEHVGPEGQQTLDLEALCRDFGVPVVIGNCVTYEVALKLMRAGAAGVMVGIGPGAACTSRGVLGIGIPQATAVADCAAARDDYAAETGRIVPVVADGGIVTGGDICKCLACGADAVMIGSPIARASEAPGRGFHWGMATPSPVLPRGTRIQVGTTGSLETILRGPAGLDDGTQNLLGCIRTSMGTLGARTLKEMQQVEVVVAPSLLTEGKVYQKAQQLGMGK from the coding sequence GTGGACATCCAGCTGGGCCGCTCCCGAACCGTCCGTCGCGCCTACGGCATCGACGAGATCGCCCTGGTGCCCGGCGGCCGCACGGTGGACCCTTCGGTGACGGACAGCAGCTGGACTCTGGGGGGGATCAAGCGCGACATCCCGATCATCGCCAGTGCCATGGATGGCGTGGTGGACGTGGGCATGTGCGTGGAACTGACCCGCCAGGGGGCCCTCGGCGTGCTCAACCTCGAAGGGGTGCAGTGCCGCTACGACGACCCCAACCCCGTGCTCGACCGCATGACGGCCGTGGGCAAGAGTGAGTTCGTGGGGCTGATGCAGGAGCTCTACAGCCAGCCGGTGCGGGAAGACCTGATCCGCCGGCGGATCAAGGAGATCAAGGACCAGGGCGGCATCGCCGCCGTGAGCGCCACCCCTGTGGCCGCCATCCGCTTCGGCAAGGCGATCGCCGAAGCCGGTGCCGACCTGTTCTTCGTGCAGGCCACGGTGGTGAGCACCGAGCACGTGGGGCCTGAGGGCCAGCAGACCCTCGATCTCGAGGCCCTCTGCCGCGACTTCGGCGTGCCGGTGGTGATCGGCAACTGCGTCACCTATGAGGTGGCCCTGAAGCTGATGCGGGCCGGCGCCGCCGGCGTGATGGTGGGGATCGGGCCGGGTGCGGCCTGCACCAGCCGCGGTGTGCTCGGCATCGGCATCCCCCAGGCCACGGCCGTGGCCGACTGTGCCGCCGCCCGCGACGACTACGCCGCCGAGACGGGCCGGATCGTGCCGGTGGTGGCCGACGGCGGCATCGTCACCGGCGGCGACATCTGCAAGTGCCTGGCCTGCGGGGCTGACGCCGTGATGATCGGCTCCCCCATCGCCAGGGCCAGCGAAGCCCCCGGCAGGGGCTTCCACTGGGGCATGGCCACCCCCAGCCCGGTGCTGCCACGGGGCACCCGGATCCAGGTGGGAACCACCGGCAGCCTGGAGACCATCCTGCGGGGTCCGGCGGGCCTCGACGACGGCACCCAGAACCTGCTGGGCTGCATCCGCACCTCCATGGGCACCCTGGGGGCCCGCACTCTCAAGGAGATGCAGCAGGTGGAGGTGGTGGTGGCCCCGTCCCTGCTCACCGAGGGCAAGGTGTACCAGAAGGCCCAGCAGCTGGGCATGGGCAAGTAA
- the trxA gene encoding thioredoxin: MSSAAAVTDASFEQDVLKSDVPVLVDFWAPWCGPCRMVAPIVDEIAKEFEGQIKVFKLNTDENPNVASQYGIRSIPTLMVFKGGQKVDTVVGAVPKTTLSGTISKYL, from the coding sequence ATGTCCAGCGCAGCCGCCGTTACCGACGCCTCCTTCGAACAGGACGTGCTCAAGAGCGACGTGCCCGTGCTGGTCGATTTCTGGGCGCCCTGGTGTGGCCCCTGCCGGATGGTGGCGCCGATCGTGGACGAAATCGCCAAGGAGTTCGAGGGCCAGATCAAGGTGTTCAAGCTCAACACCGACGAGAACCCCAACGTCGCCAGTCAGTACGGCATCCGCAGCATCCCCACCCTGATGGTGTTCAAGGGTGGTCAGAAAGTGGACACGGTCGTGGGGGCCGTCCCCAAGACCACCCTCTCCGGCACCATCTCCAAATACCTCTGA
- a CDS encoding LOG family protein has protein sequence MSGSGPIQPATRAGGLSPLDAIAAVSRNHPQRRLIDRALVSLLDICRQEQEPEAWRIVEGTLADISEALAVFRPRRDVRKVSVFGSARTELDDPSYQLAEQLAEAAVAAGFEVITGAGSGIMEAANRGAGCERSIGLNVDLPFEQHPNPIVSSCDGRLLHFRYFFTRKLFFLRESDALVVLPGGFGTLDELFESLTLIQTGRTPPIPLVLLAAPDDPFWLSWQEHSLNAMQERGLISPEDTSLLFLTDSAEAAMAQIERFYRRFHAATLERDRVELLLNASLTEEQLRQLNLSYDDLVDQGSIQAAESIDQRGFLRPCLRFHFDRRRMGRLYQLIDSLNAMDVPSDLPVELPSQEPA, from the coding sequence ATGAGCGGTTCCGGGCCCATCCAGCCCGCCACCAGGGCCGGTGGCCTGAGCCCCCTGGATGCGATCGCGGCCGTGAGCCGGAACCATCCCCAGCGGCGCCTGATCGACCGGGCCCTGGTATCCCTTCTGGACATCTGCCGGCAGGAGCAGGAGCCCGAGGCCTGGCGCATTGTCGAAGGCACCCTGGCTGACATCAGTGAAGCCCTGGCGGTGTTCCGTCCTCGCCGGGATGTGCGCAAGGTGTCGGTGTTCGGCTCTGCCCGGACCGAGCTGGATGATCCCAGTTACCAGCTGGCTGAGCAGCTGGCCGAAGCCGCCGTGGCCGCAGGGTTTGAAGTGATCACCGGCGCCGGCAGCGGCATCATGGAGGCCGCCAACCGGGGCGCGGGCTGTGAGCGCAGCATCGGCCTCAATGTGGACCTGCCCTTCGAGCAGCATCCCAATCCGATCGTGAGCAGTTGTGACGGACGGCTGCTGCACTTCCGTTACTTCTTCACCCGCAAGTTGTTCTTCCTGCGGGAGAGCGATGCCCTGGTGGTGCTGCCCGGTGGCTTCGGCACCCTCGACGAGCTGTTCGAGTCGCTCACGCTGATCCAGACCGGTCGCACCCCTCCGATCCCGCTGGTGCTGCTGGCCGCCCCGGACGACCCCTTCTGGCTCAGCTGGCAGGAGCACAGCCTCAACGCGATGCAGGAACGGGGGCTGATCTCCCCGGAGGACACCTCCCTGCTGTTTCTCACGGACAGCGCCGAGGCGGCCATGGCCCAGATCGAGCGCTTCTACCGCCGCTTCCACGCCGCCACCTTGGAACGGGACCGGGTGGAGCTGCTGCTCAACGCCTCCCTCACAGAGGAGCAGCTGCGCCAGCTGAACCTCAGCTACGACGACCTGGTGGACCAGGGCAGCATTCAGGCCGCCGAAAGCATCGATCAGCGCGGCTTTCTGCGGCCCTGTCTGCGCTTTCATTTCGACAGGCGGCGGATGGGGCGGCTGTATCAGCTGATCGATAGCCTCAACGCCATGGACGTTCCCTCAGACCTCCCGGTGGAGCTGCCGAGCCAGGAGCCGGCATGA
- the hisH gene encoding imidazole glycerol phosphate synthase subunit HisH yields the protein MTRIGLIDYGMGNLHSVQRGFERLGAAVVPVQAAEQMQGCDGLVLPGVGAFDPAMERLESSGLAAATRHWCGAGLPLLGICLGLQLLFETSDEGRSRGLGLIPGRVRALPRKPGHPIPHMGWEPLVPGRASPLLPAEAPEAWVYFVHSYAADPLDPACTTAWVSVAGELVSAAVWQGAIAACQFHPEKSAEAGEAMLRRWLEWLEQARGVERTP from the coding sequence ATGACCCGCATCGGCCTGATCGACTACGGCATGGGCAACCTGCACTCGGTGCAGCGGGGCTTCGAGCGCCTGGGGGCCGCCGTGGTGCCGGTGCAGGCCGCCGAGCAGATGCAGGGCTGTGACGGCCTGGTGCTGCCGGGCGTGGGGGCCTTTGATCCGGCCATGGAACGGCTGGAGAGCAGCGGGCTCGCCGCCGCCACCCGCCACTGGTGCGGCGCAGGACTCCCCCTGCTGGGCATCTGCCTGGGCCTGCAGCTGTTGTTCGAGACCAGTGACGAGGGCCGTTCCCGGGGCCTGGGGCTGATCCCCGGCCGGGTGCGGGCCCTGCCCCGCAAGCCGGGCCATCCGATCCCCCACATGGGCTGGGAGCCGCTGGTGCCGGGCCGGGCCAGTCCGCTCCTGCCCGCCGAAGCTCCTGAAGCCTGGGTCTATTTCGTGCACTCCTACGCCGCGGATCCCCTGGACCCGGCCTGCACCACCGCCTGGGTGAGCGTGGCGGGGGAGCTGGTGAGCGCGGCGGTGTGGCAGGGAGCGATCGCCGCCTGCCAGTTCCACCCCGAGAAGTCGGCGGAGGCGGGCGAGGCGATGCTGCGGCGCTGGCTGGAGTGGCTGGAGCAGGCCCGTGGCGTGGAGCGGACGCCGTGA
- the petG gene encoding cytochrome b6-f complex subunit V, translating to MIEPLLCGIVLGLVPVTLLGLFVAAWNQYRRGSALDA from the coding sequence ATGATCGAACCCCTGCTCTGCGGCATCGTGCTCGGCCTGGTCCCCGTGACGCTGCTGGGTCTGTTCGTGGCCGCCTGGAACCAATACCGCCGCGGCAGCGCCCTCGACGCCTGA
- a CDS encoding cytochrome c, which produces MTGQIAQPAIPRGLVAALVLAAAVACVVVALLVLPASRRDPYTRQTLELRGSVEHGAQLFRLNCSGCHGIAAQGLVGPDLHGVSQRKNQRQLIQQVVSGRTPPMPRFQPEPQAMADLLAYLNGLV; this is translated from the coding sequence ATGACCGGCCAGATCGCCCAACCCGCCATCCCCCGGGGCCTGGTGGCGGCCCTCGTGCTGGCGGCGGCGGTGGCCTGCGTGGTGGTGGCTCTGCTGGTGCTGCCGGCCTCCCGCCGCGACCCCTACACCCGCCAGACCCTGGAACTGCGCGGGTCGGTGGAGCACGGGGCCCAGCTGTTCAGGCTCAACTGCAGCGGCTGCCACGGCATTGCCGCCCAGGGCCTGGTGGGCCCCGACCTGCACGGCGTGTCCCAGCGCAAGAACCAGCGCCAGTTGATTCAACAGGTGGTGAGCGGCCGCACGCCGCCGATGCCGCGCTTCCAGCCCGAACCCCAGGCCATGGCCGACCTGCTGGCCTACCTGAACGGGCTGGTGTGA
- a CDS encoding RNA methyltransferase, translated as MTQSPEASAPRQGISPLAVVLVEPAGPLNVGSVARLCANFDVQELRLVAPRCDPLGEEARRMAVHGVAHLERARVFPHLAAALADCHRVVATSGRGEGEPLPLLGAIPALTWLADGPPDQIVALVFGREDRGLSNDELLQAGCLLQLDTATPYRSLNLSHAVALALQAWRGLGGTPAAGQPSREPCRRGELEDLLSDAEALLLAVGFLYPHTARARMAKLRALLQRATPSSEDTALLRGMVRQLRWASQQGAIRPAGKGGPDP; from the coding sequence GTGACGCAGTCCCCCGAGGCGAGCGCTCCCCGGCAGGGGATCTCGCCGCTGGCGGTGGTGCTGGTGGAGCCTGCCGGCCCCCTCAACGTGGGCAGCGTGGCGCGCCTCTGCGCCAATTTCGACGTTCAGGAGCTGCGGCTGGTGGCCCCCCGGTGCGATCCTCTCGGCGAAGAGGCCCGCCGCATGGCCGTGCACGGGGTGGCCCACCTGGAGCGGGCCCGGGTGTTCCCCCACCTGGCGGCAGCCCTGGCCGACTGCCACCGGGTGGTCGCCACCAGCGGCCGTGGCGAGGGGGAGCCCCTGCCGCTGCTGGGGGCCATTCCGGCCCTGACCTGGCTGGCCGATGGGCCGCCAGACCAGATCGTGGCGCTGGTGTTCGGCCGGGAGGACCGGGGCCTCAGCAACGATGAACTGCTGCAGGCCGGCTGCCTGCTGCAACTGGACACCGCCACCCCCTACCGCTCCCTCAACCTCTCCCATGCGGTGGCGCTGGCCCTGCAGGCCTGGCGGGGCCTCGGCGGAACCCCGGCGGCAGGCCAGCCCAGCCGGGAGCCCTGCCGGCGCGGCGAGCTCGAGGATCTGCTCAGCGATGCGGAGGCTCTGCTCCTGGCCGTGGGCTTCCTCTACCCCCACACCGCCCGGGCGCGGATGGCCAAGCTGCGGGCCCTGCTGCAGCGCGCCACCCCCAGCAGTGAAGACACCGCGCTGCTGCGGGGGATGGTGCGCCAGCTGCGCTGGGCCAGCCAACAGGGCGCCATCCGCCCGGCTGGCAAGGGCGGGCCAGACCCCTAG
- a CDS encoding serine hydrolase codes for MTAGRPPQAPRAGWGQPLRLLLRLTVMGVGLGILAGTGLKLLAPYVANGTLPVLIPSGGSAPGGSATTPGALPAGAPPAGKALKPGRFQPKQELTALSKRWAQLAAAQKGLQASGFLLVLDDGRFAQLAADQPLPAASSIKTPILLAGLEDVDGGKIRWNEPLPLTKELVGGGAGWMASKPVGTRFPFFEAATEMIRVSDNSATNLLIKRLGGKTSLNTRFQALGLPATVVNNWLPDLDGTNTTSARDLARSIALVDTGEKLSPRARDLFREIMATSRTDTLIPLGLLQGLGKDASDPDSELLSFGVTAYNKTGDIGIAYSDAALIHLPTGQRAVAAFMVKGPFNDPRSADLIRSMAAEAAKTLVGRR; via the coding sequence TTGACTGCTGGCCGACCCCCCCAGGCCCCCCGCGCGGGGTGGGGACAACCGCTGCGGCTGCTGCTGCGGCTCACCGTGATGGGAGTGGGTCTTGGAATTCTGGCCGGCACGGGCCTGAAACTGCTGGCCCCCTACGTGGCCAACGGCACCCTGCCCGTCTTGATCCCGAGTGGGGGCTCAGCCCCTGGCGGCTCTGCCACCACGCCAGGCGCCCTCCCAGCGGGCGCACCACCAGCCGGGAAGGCGCTCAAGCCGGGACGCTTCCAACCGAAGCAGGAGCTCACCGCCCTCAGCAAGCGCTGGGCCCAGCTGGCGGCGGCCCAGAAAGGTCTGCAGGCCTCCGGTTTTCTGCTGGTGCTGGACGATGGGCGCTTCGCCCAGCTGGCGGCGGATCAGCCCCTGCCGGCGGCCAGCTCGATCAAGACACCCATCCTGCTGGCGGGCCTGGAGGACGTGGATGGCGGCAAGATCCGCTGGAATGAGCCCCTGCCCCTCACCAAGGAGCTGGTGGGCGGCGGTGCCGGCTGGATGGCGAGCAAGCCCGTGGGCACCCGCTTCCCATTCTTCGAGGCGGCCACCGAGATGATCCGGGTGAGTGATAACAGCGCCACGAACCTGCTGATCAAACGGCTGGGGGGCAAGACCAGCCTCAACACCCGCTTTCAGGCTCTCGGACTGCCCGCCACAGTCGTGAACAACTGGCTGCCGGATCTCGATGGCACCAACACCACCAGCGCCCGGGATCTGGCCCGCTCGATCGCCCTGGTGGACACGGGCGAGAAACTGAGCCCCCGGGCCCGGGATCTGTTTCGCGAAATCATGGCCACCTCCCGCACCGACACCCTGATCCCCCTGGGCCTGCTCCAGGGCCTGGGCAAGGACGCATCCGATCCCGACAGCGAACTGCTCAGCTTCGGCGTGACCGCCTACAACAAGACCGGCGACATCGGCATCGCCTACTCCGACGCCGCCCTGATCCACCTGCCCACCGGCCAGCGCGCCGTGGCCGCCTTCATGGTGAAGGGGCCGTTCAACGACCCCCGCTCCGCCGATCTGATCCGCTCCATGGCCGCTGAGGCCGCCAAAACCCTCGTGGGCCGCCGATGA
- a CDS encoding DUF3370 domain-containing protein, protein MTSLIRSLLTVSSASALLLGAAAPAPAPAAPAPAAPAAAEPPRPMLRPQTVAPLPGGLDAVLVVNDNNPELITGPGILISTFAGSERSVPEAHLDVPLSGRFDLFSHHVYAGKPEALDSTLWLAVVAEPRGPAPVTLTLLGGSTALSQSLDPAMAGAPFLPLPPLLAETTSPAYAGPGSRVATELLARTVSPEIPRQWTLPAGSPSTLLVLPLPVRGLDPLLNGRNLQLRLQSSGPVSLATLAAFGPNDTPPPADTWARLLDGGLSPKEHTPTPRGAKGRIIYSRVAGVQIGSTWRGTITDPGQRWLSTSSAPISWPIASLERGRLGTDQIQTAELKAFYPGTAWAAHGNYGVEYDITLPLRNTSPDPVTLQLALESPIKGDQAQGGLRFNVTPSRAVMFRGPIEVSGLDGPGGRPSSRRRFHLVQRAGEEGPALGTVSLAPGAQRNLRVRLIYPADATPPQVLSLLPVKQSPPTPASSQP, encoded by the coding sequence ATGACCTCTCTGATCCGTTCCCTGCTCACCGTCAGCAGCGCCAGCGCCCTGCTCCTGGGGGCCGCAGCACCGGCCCCAGCTCCAGCCGCCCCAGCCCCAGCCGCTCCTGCGGCGGCGGAGCCCCCCCGGCCCATGCTCCGGCCCCAGACCGTGGCGCCGCTGCCGGGCGGCCTCGATGCGGTGCTGGTGGTGAACGACAACAACCCCGAACTGATCACGGGGCCCGGCATCCTGATCTCCACCTTTGCGGGCAGCGAGCGCTCCGTGCCGGAGGCCCACCTGGATGTGCCCCTCAGCGGCCGCTTCGACCTGTTCAGCCACCACGTGTATGCCGGCAAGCCGGAAGCCCTCGATTCCACCCTCTGGCTGGCGGTGGTGGCCGAGCCCCGGGGGCCGGCGCCGGTGACGCTCACCCTGCTGGGGGGGTCCACCGCCCTCTCGCAGTCGCTCGATCCGGCCATGGCGGGGGCGCCGTTCCTGCCCCTGCCGCCGCTGCTGGCGGAAACCACCAGCCCGGCCTATGCCGGCCCCGGCAGCCGGGTGGCCACCGAGCTGCTGGCCCGCACGGTGAGCCCGGAGATTCCGCGCCAGTGGACCCTCCCCGCCGGCAGCCCCAGCACCCTGCTGGTGCTGCCCCTGCCTGTGCGCGGCCTCGATCCCCTGCTCAACGGCCGCAACCTGCAGCTGCGGCTCCAGAGCAGCGGCCCGGTGAGCCTGGCCACCCTGGCCGCCTTCGGCCCCAACGACACCCCGCCGCCGGCGGACACCTGGGCCAGGCTGCTCGATGGCGGCCTCAGCCCCAAAGAGCACACCCCCACGCCCCGGGGTGCAAAGGGCCGGATCATCTATTCCCGCGTCGCCGGGGTGCAGATCGGCAGCACCTGGCGCGGCACCATCACCGATCCAGGCCAGCGCTGGCTGAGCACCTCCTCTGCGCCGATCTCCTGGCCGATCGCCTCCCTGGAGCGGGGCCGCCTCGGCACCGACCAGATCCAGACCGCCGAACTCAAGGCCTTCTACCCGGGCACCGCCTGGGCCGCCCACGGCAACTACGGCGTGGAATACGACATCACGCTGCCGCTGCGCAACACCAGCCCAGATCCGGTGACACTCCAGCTGGCCCTGGAATCGCCGATCAAGGGCGACCAGGCCCAGGGGGGCCTGCGCTTCAACGTCACCCCCTCCAGGGCAGTGATGTTCCGCGGCCCGATCGAAGTGAGCGGGCTGGATGGCCCGGGGGGCCGCCCCAGCAGCCGCCGTCGTTTTCACCTGGTGCAGCGCGCCGGCGAGGAGGGGCCGGCCCTGGGCACGGTGAGCCTGGCTCCTGGAGCCCAGCGCAACCTGCGGGTGCGCCTGATCTACCCGGCCGACGCCACCCCGCCCCAGGTGCTCAGCCTGTTGCCTGTGAAACAATCCCCTCCGACCCCAGCCAGCAGCCAACCGTGA
- the bchI gene encoding magnesium chelatase ATPase subunit I yields MTQARKRRVFPFTAIVGQEEMKLALLLNVIDPRIGGVMIMGDRGTGKSTTIRALADLLPGIPVVEGDPYNSSPEDPDLQSAEVRQRAEAGEQLPVEQRQVPMVDLPLGATEDRLCGTIDIERALSEGVRAFEPGLLAKANRGLLYVDEVNLLDDHLVDVLLDSAASGWNTVEREGVSVRHPARFVLIGSGNPEEGELRPQLLDRFGMSVEVRTVRDPELRVQVVDQRTAFDQDPDGFNDAVQARQEALQARVVEAQQRLPQVRIDDDLRIRISAICGDLNVDGLRGDIVTNRAARALAAFEGRTEVDDDDVARVAACCLRHRLRKDPLEQIDSGDRVVKVFCKVFERAEPSDRSQFELALAA; encoded by the coding sequence GTGACGCAAGCCCGCAAGCGCCGGGTCTTCCCCTTCACCGCCATCGTGGGCCAGGAGGAGATGAAGCTGGCCCTGCTGCTGAATGTGATCGACCCGCGCATCGGCGGCGTGATGATCATGGGCGACCGGGGCACGGGCAAGAGCACCACGATCCGGGCCCTGGCCGATCTGCTGCCCGGCATTCCCGTGGTGGAAGGCGACCCCTACAACAGCTCTCCGGAGGACCCCGACCTCCAGAGCGCTGAGGTGCGCCAGCGGGCCGAGGCCGGCGAGCAGCTGCCGGTGGAGCAGCGCCAGGTGCCGATGGTGGATCTGCCCCTGGGGGCCACCGAAGACCGGCTCTGCGGCACCATCGACATCGAACGGGCCCTCAGCGAGGGGGTGCGGGCCTTCGAGCCCGGCCTGCTGGCCAAGGCCAACCGCGGCCTGCTCTACGTCGACGAGGTGAACCTGCTCGACGACCACCTGGTGGACGTGCTGCTCGATTCGGCGGCCTCGGGCTGGAACACGGTGGAGCGCGAGGGGGTGAGCGTGCGTCACCCCGCCCGCTTTGTGCTGATCGGCTCCGGCAACCCCGAGGAGGGCGAGCTGCGGCCCCAGCTGCTGGATCGCTTCGGCATGAGCGTGGAGGTGCGCACCGTGCGGGATCCGGAGCTGCGGGTGCAGGTGGTGGATCAGCGCACCGCCTTCGACCAGGACCCCGATGGCTTCAACGACGCCGTCCAGGCCCGTCAGGAGGCCCTGCAGGCCAGGGTGGTGGAGGCTCAGCAGAGGCTCCCCCAGGTGCGCATCGACGATGACCTGCGCATCCGCATCTCAGCCATCTGCGGCGACCTCAACGTGGATGGCCTGCGCGGCGACATCGTGACCAACCGGGCGGCCAGGGCCCTGGCCGCCTTTGAGGGGCGCACCGAAGTGGACGACGATGACGTGGCCCGGGTGGCGGCCTGCTGCCTGCGCCACCGCCTGCGCAAGGACCCCCTGGAACAGATCGACTCGGGCGATCGGGTGGTGAAGGTGTTCTGCAAGGTGTTCGAGCGGGCCGAACCGAGCGACCGCAGTCAGTTCGAACTGGCCCTGGCGGCCTAG
- the ruvC gene encoding crossover junction endodeoxyribonuclease RuvC, protein MRILGIDPGLARVGYGVIDVEESGPAGQPRQQLLDCGIVRTAPGRSEGERMVEIAGDLRQLLRTWRPDLAVVEKFFFYRSSTTIAVVQARGVVIMTLARFRVPVVELPPMQIKQALTGHGHADKAEVLEAVMRELGLETPPRPDDAADALAAALTGWFQR, encoded by the coding sequence GTGCGCATCCTCGGCATCGATCCCGGGCTGGCCAGGGTGGGCTACGGCGTGATTGATGTCGAGGAGTCCGGGCCGGCAGGGCAGCCCAGGCAGCAGCTGCTGGACTGCGGCATCGTGCGCACGGCCCCGGGGCGCAGCGAGGGCGAGCGGATGGTGGAGATCGCCGGCGATCTGAGGCAGTTGCTGCGCACCTGGCGGCCCGATCTGGCCGTGGTGGAGAAGTTCTTCTTTTACCGCTCCAGCACCACGATCGCCGTGGTCCAGGCCCGGGGCGTGGTGATCATGACCCTGGCCCGTTTCCGGGTGCCGGTGGTGGAGCTGCCGCCGATGCAGATCAAGCAGGCCCTCACGGGCCATGGGCATGCCGACAAAGCCGAGGTGCTGGAGGCCGTCATGCGGGAGCTCGGCCTGGAGACTCCACCCCGCCCGGATGATGCCGCCGATGCCCTGGCCGCGGCGCTCACCGGCTGGTTCCAGCGCTGA
- a CDS encoding 5-formyltetrahydrofolate cyclo-ligase codes for MQQPHGAGKETLRASFRVRRRELLAGCGAGLLQHLEVLLAQAGSWPQDGGAPVLATRRGRLGLYWPLAGEPDLRPLLTTSPTWCRHLALPAIAAGRLDYRPWQPGEALAADACGIPAPLERAGRLEPEALALLLVPALAIDRQGVRLGYGGGWYDRLRGQECWRRVPALAVLPSGCLCDQLPRDPWDVPLDGWLTERGLHWLGKTEPAAPHLDGHDKP; via the coding sequence ATGCAGCAGCCCCATGGCGCCGGCAAAGAGACTCTGAGGGCGAGCTTCCGGGTGCGCCGCCGAGAGCTGCTGGCCGGCTGCGGCGCAGGGTTGCTGCAGCACCTGGAGGTCCTGCTGGCCCAGGCCGGCTCCTGGCCGCAGGATGGCGGAGCCCCTGTCCTGGCAACGAGGCGGGGCCGGCTGGGCCTCTACTGGCCCCTGGCGGGGGAGCCGGACCTGCGTCCCCTGCTGACCACAAGCCCCACCTGGTGCCGGCACCTGGCCCTGCCGGCCATCGCCGCCGGCCGCCTCGACTACCGCCCCTGGCAGCCGGGGGAGGCCCTGGCCGCTGACGCCTGCGGCATCCCCGCACCGCTGGAGCGGGCGGGCAGGCTGGAGCCCGAAGCCCTGGCGTTGCTGCTGGTGCCGGCCCTGGCCATCGACAGGCAGGGCGTGCGGCTGGGCTATGGCGGCGGCTGGTACGACCGCCTGCGCGGCCAGGAGTGCTGGCGGCGGGTGCCGGCCCTGGCCGTGCTGCCCTCCGGCTGCCTGTGCGACCAGCTCCCCAGGGATCCCTGGGACGTGCCCCTCGATGGCTGGCTGACGGAGCGGGGCCTGCACTGGCTGGGCAAGACTGAGCCGGCTGCTCCGCATCTGGACGGTCACGACAAACCTTGA
- a CDS encoding SufE family protein, which translates to MAEPTPGATGSPALDQIVARLAGTTDPRRRYEYVLWLAKKLEPLPEAFRTDAFKVKGCVSQVYVVGTLQDGRLHWQGDSDAAITKGLLALLIQAMEGLTPEQAASIDPGFIAATGLQASLTPSRANGFLNILKLMQAQAGALGA; encoded by the coding sequence ATGGCCGAGCCCACCCCCGGGGCCACGGGCAGCCCCGCCCTCGATCAGATCGTGGCGCGCCTGGCCGGCACCACCGACCCCAGGCGCCGCTACGAGTACGTGCTCTGGCTGGCCAAGAAGCTCGAGCCCCTGCCGGAGGCCTTCCGCACCGACGCCTTCAAGGTGAAGGGCTGCGTGTCCCAGGTGTACGTGGTGGGCACGCTCCAGGACGGCCGCCTGCACTGGCAGGGCGACTCCGACGCAGCCATCACCAAGGGGCTGCTGGCGCTGCTGATCCAGGCCATGGAAGGGCTCACCCCCGAGCAGGCCGCCTCCATCGATCCCGGCTTCATCGCCGCCACCGGACTGCAGGCCAGCCTGACGCCCTCGCGGGCCAACGGCTTTCTGAACATCCTCAAGCTGATGCAGGCCCAGGCCGGAGCCCTGGGGGCCTGA